A genome region from Bombus terrestris chromosome 10, iyBomTerr1.2, whole genome shotgun sequence includes the following:
- the LOC100649145 gene encoding uncharacterized protein LOC100649145, which yields MTMEDRTSGIDRAAPATSTTATSGLTSSSPPSISDVTSDASYPLQRASKRSFDVAFLVAPDENLARRQSEKMRMVSSRKDRIREEISTENILDSDRLPQNLTIKNYDNDTGGSDRRRMMQCTENSLSPPYISPRTLTPTLPGLSPDTDTRRYVSGTRLQKSPSPPAFATHQSMLTTCPDAVEPNLTCNKVYDTVIPCPTDRHGESRSAFTKVNLTAQRNGFNDDGQTSPRSSISPDDRTGYQSSVSPPVVPLTATTGYKYAPFPTKMSYPFLVSPESSQPGLLENLKIPQIAQPPKVPSPKIPSFRPDLPPVYPNLSYNPISVFPPMADALTRPRFLATAAGVAGLLPSSFAALTLPAQNVCAKCNLSFRMTSDLVYHMRSHHKNENSGEAARRRREEKLRCPVCDESFRERHHLTRHMTAHQDKESDAIVDQVEVKRRATTVHSK from the coding sequence ATGACAATGGAAGATCGTACGAGTGGCATCGACCGTGCCGCCCCCGCGACGTCTACGACGGCCACGTCGGGGTTGACGTCGTCCAGTCCTCCGTCTATCAGCGACGTCACCTCCGACGCTTCGTATCCTCTTCAGCGTGCTAGCAAGCGTTCCTTCGACGTGGCGTTCCTCGTCGCGCCTGACGAGAACCTTGCTCGTCGGCAGAGCGAGAAAATGAGGATGGTGTCGAGCAGGAAGGATCGTATTCGCGAAGAAATATCAACGGAAAACATCTTGGACTCGGACAGACTGCCGCAGAATCTCACGATCAAGAACTACGACAACGACACCGGTGGTTCTGATAGGAGGAGGATGATGCAGTGCACGGAGAACTCTTTAAGTCCTCCGTATATATCTCCGAGAACGCTGACTCCGACGTTACCAGGTTTGTCACCTGATACCGACACTCGGAGGTACGTCTCTGGCACCCGTCTACAGAAATCACCTAGTCCACCTGCGTTTGCTACTCATCAGTCGATGTTAACCACTTGCCCGGATGCGGTGGAGCCAAACCTGACTTGCAATAAAGTTTACGATACAGTTATACCCTGTCCGACCGACAGACATGGAGAATCTCGAAGCGCGTTTACGAAGGTGAATCTGACAGCACAAAGGAACGGTTTCAACGACGATGGACAGACTTCGCCAAGATCCTCCATATCGCCAGACGATCGTACCGGATACCAGAGCAGCGTCAGTCCACCAGTGGTACCACTGACAGCTACTACCGGATACAAGTACGCGCCGTTTCCCACGAAAATGTCTTATCCTTTTCTAGTCAGTCCCGAGAGCAGTCAACCTGGTCTACTGGAGAATTTGAAGATACCCCAGATTGCCCAACCACCCAAAGTACCCAGTCCAAAGATACCCAGCTTCCGACCGGATCTACCACCAGTTTATCCGAATTTGTCATACAATCCGATCTCCGTATTTCCACCGATGGCGGATGCGTTGACTAGACCGAGATTTCTGGCGACGGCCGCTGGGGTGGCTGGTCTTCTGCCCTCGTCGTTCGCCGCGTTGACTCTGCCCGCGCAAAATGTTTGCGCCAAGTGCAATCTATCATTTCGGATGACCTCCGACCTGGTGTACCACATGAGATCACATCATAAGAACGAAAACTCCGGTGAAGCTGCCAGAAGGCGAAGGGAGGAGAAACTAAGGTGCCCTGTCTGCGACGAGAGCTTTAGGGAAAGGCACCATCTGACTAGGCACATGACCGCGCATCAGGATAAGGAGAGCGACGCGATCGTGGATCAGGTCGAAGTGAAGAGACGAGCCACCACTGTTCACAGCAAGTGA